In Actinoplanes derwentensis, the following proteins share a genomic window:
- a CDS encoding SDR family NAD(P)-dependent oxidoreductase, whose translation MSALRFDGRVAVVTGAGGGLGRHHALLLAERGARVVVNDFGGSVTGEGAGAGPAEEVAAQIRDLGGEAVADTHSVATSAGGEAVIGTAVAAYGHVDILINNAGILRDAPIGDLTDEQLDAVLDVHLKGAFHLIRPAWRIMAERGYGRMVNTTSVAGLLGTAGKGNYGAAKAGIAGLTRVLALEGAGYGIRVNAVAPIAATRMLTHSMPAGGLDPRAQSMMDAVTARLDPALVSPVVAFLAHQDCPVTGEIYTAGAGQVARFFTGRTRGYHHPALSVEDVRDHLAEIRDETGYTVPADPGTEIAQLLKAISTT comes from the coding sequence GTGAGCGCCTTGCGTTTCGACGGCCGGGTCGCCGTCGTCACCGGCGCTGGGGGTGGGCTCGGCCGCCACCACGCGCTGCTGCTGGCCGAGCGCGGGGCCCGTGTCGTGGTCAACGACTTCGGTGGCTCGGTCACCGGCGAGGGCGCCGGTGCCGGGCCGGCCGAGGAGGTCGCCGCGCAGATCCGTGACCTCGGCGGGGAGGCCGTCGCCGACACCCACAGCGTCGCCACTTCCGCGGGGGGAGAAGCCGTCATCGGTACGGCCGTCGCCGCCTACGGACATGTCGACATCCTGATCAACAACGCCGGCATCCTGCGTGACGCCCCGATCGGGGACCTGACCGACGAGCAGCTCGACGCGGTTCTCGACGTGCACCTCAAGGGCGCCTTCCATCTCATCCGCCCGGCCTGGCGGATCATGGCCGAGCGTGGCTACGGCCGGATGGTGAACACCACCTCGGTCGCCGGGCTGCTCGGCACCGCCGGCAAGGGCAACTACGGGGCCGCCAAGGCCGGCATCGCCGGGCTGACCCGCGTTCTCGCCCTCGAAGGCGCCGGGTACGGCATCCGGGTCAACGCCGTCGCCCCGATCGCCGCTACCCGTATGCTCACCCACTCGATGCCCGCGGGCGGGCTCGATCCCCGGGCGCAGTCGATGATGGACGCGGTCACGGCCCGGCTCGATCCGGCGCTCGTATCACCCGTGGTGGCGTTCCTCGCACACCAGGACTGCCCGGTGACCGGCGAGATCTACACCGCGGGCGCGGGGCAGGTCGCCCGCTTCTTCACCGGCCGAACCCGTGGCTACCACCACCCCGCCCTGTCCGTGGAGGACGTGCGGGACCACCTTGCCGAGATCCGCGACGAGACCGGTTACACCGTCCCCGCCGATCCCGGCACCGAGATCGCCCAGCTACTGAAGGCCATCAGCACCACTTGA
- a CDS encoding MMPL family transporter: MAWFLYRLGRFAFRRRWLVLGLWLAVLAAALTGAATLSGPTSDGLRIPGTPSQQAIDLLQQRFPQASADGATARVVFAVTDGKLTDKATKAMVEDVVAQLQQAPGVTAVDDPYESRTVNETATVGFAQVSYEMSARDLTAEAKSALAGIVERAGTPGLSVEAGGDAMDGGSEPGFTEVIGVAVAAVVLFITFGSLVAAGLPLLTALLGIGVGVGTITAATGFIELSSTTTILALMLGLAVAIDYALFIVSRYRSELDNGYEPEDAAGRATGTAGSAVVFAGLTVIIALVALSVVGIPFLAQMGVGAAFTVAIAVVIALTLLPAVLGFAGRKVSGKPARRAAGNEAFGLRWARGVARRPVVALVAGVIGLGVVSLPTLDLQLGLPDDSTAAQDSSPRKAYDLISAGFGPGFNGPLTVVVDGAAGSVKAAAETTTDRIRQLDGVTTVTPAALNQAGDTAVLTVIPASGPSDTATQDLVHSIRQIDGTIPGARIGVTGQTAVNIDISQQLGNALVPYLMVVVGLAFLLLMLVFRSLLVPLKATLGFLLSIAATFGAVVAVFQWGWAADLLGVDQTGPIISFLPIILIGIVFGLAMDYQVFLVTRMREDYVHGTEARAAVVTGFGHGARVVTAAAIIMISVFAGFILAPDAIIKSIGFALASAVLFDAIVVRMTIVPAVMTLLGRAAWYLPGWLDRVLPDVDVEGEQLRHRLDAPVQQHLTGEHRDRLPV; the protein is encoded by the coding sequence ATGGCTTGGTTTCTGTACCGGCTCGGCCGGTTCGCCTTCCGCCGACGATGGCTGGTTCTCGGCCTCTGGCTGGCCGTCCTCGCCGCCGCCCTGACCGGCGCCGCGACATTGTCCGGCCCGACCAGCGACGGACTGCGCATCCCCGGCACCCCGTCACAGCAGGCGATCGACCTACTTCAGCAACGATTCCCGCAAGCCTCTGCCGACGGCGCCACCGCACGTGTGGTCTTCGCCGTCACCGATGGCAAGCTCACCGACAAGGCCACCAAAGCCATGGTCGAGGACGTCGTCGCACAGCTGCAGCAGGCACCCGGCGTCACCGCCGTCGACGACCCGTACGAGTCGCGCACGGTCAACGAGACCGCGACGGTCGGCTTCGCCCAGGTATCCTACGAGATGTCCGCCCGGGACCTGACAGCGGAAGCGAAATCCGCGCTCGCCGGGATCGTGGAGCGAGCCGGCACCCCCGGGTTGAGCGTGGAAGCCGGCGGCGACGCCATGGACGGCGGCAGTGAGCCCGGCTTCACCGAGGTCATCGGTGTCGCCGTGGCAGCCGTGGTCCTGTTCATCACCTTCGGATCCCTGGTGGCCGCCGGCCTGCCGCTGCTGACCGCACTGCTCGGTATCGGCGTGGGCGTCGGCACCATCACCGCCGCGACCGGGTTCATCGAACTGTCGTCGACGACCACGATCCTCGCCCTGATGCTCGGACTCGCGGTAGCCATCGACTACGCCTTGTTCATCGTGTCGCGCTACCGCTCGGAACTCGACAACGGCTACGAACCCGAAGACGCCGCAGGACGCGCGACTGGCACCGCCGGATCGGCCGTGGTGTTCGCTGGTCTCACCGTGATCATCGCCCTGGTCGCACTGTCGGTGGTCGGCATTCCGTTCCTGGCCCAGATGGGTGTCGGCGCCGCGTTCACCGTCGCCATTGCCGTCGTCATCGCCCTGACGCTGCTACCCGCGGTCCTCGGCTTCGCCGGCCGCAAGGTCTCCGGCAAGCCCGCCCGCCGTGCAGCCGGCAACGAAGCCTTCGGACTGCGCTGGGCCCGCGGCGTCGCCCGCCGGCCGGTCGTCGCCTTGGTCGCCGGGGTCATCGGCCTCGGCGTCGTGTCCCTGCCCACTCTCGACCTGCAGCTCGGCCTGCCTGATGACAGCACCGCAGCCCAGGACAGCAGCCCGCGCAAGGCCTACGATCTGATCTCCGCGGGTTTCGGCCCCGGCTTCAACGGGCCCCTGACCGTCGTCGTCGACGGCGCCGCCGGATCGGTGAAAGCCGCCGCGGAGACGACGACGGACCGCATCCGGCAACTCGACGGCGTCACCACCGTCACCCCCGCTGCTCTCAATCAGGCCGGTGACACCGCTGTCCTGACCGTCATCCCGGCCAGCGGACCCAGCGACACCGCCACCCAAGACCTCGTTCACAGCATCCGGCAGATCGACGGCACGATACCCGGCGCACGGATCGGGGTCACCGGCCAGACCGCCGTCAACATCGACATCTCCCAGCAACTCGGCAACGCCCTCGTGCCCTACCTGATGGTGGTGGTCGGACTCGCGTTCCTGCTGCTGATGCTGGTCTTCCGGTCCCTGCTGGTGCCGTTGAAAGCGACACTCGGGTTCCTGCTCAGCATCGCTGCCACCTTCGGCGCGGTCGTCGCGGTCTTCCAATGGGGCTGGGCCGCCGACCTGCTCGGCGTCGACCAGACCGGACCGATCATCAGCTTTCTGCCCATCATCCTGATCGGCATCGTCTTCGGGCTCGCCATGGACTACCAGGTCTTCCTCGTCACCCGCATGCGCGAGGACTACGTCCACGGCACCGAGGCGCGCGCGGCCGTCGTCACCGGCTTCGGTCACGGCGCCCGTGTGGTCACCGCCGCCGCGATCATCATGATCAGCGTCTTCGCCGGCTTCATCCTCGCCCCGGACGCCATCATCAAGTCCATCGGCTTCGCGCTGGCCTCCGCGGTCCTGTTCGACGCCATCGTGGTCCGCATGACCATCGTGCCCGCCGTCATGACCCTGCTCGGCCGGGCGGCATGGTACCTACCAGGCTGGCTCGACCGCGTCCTGCCGGACGTCGACGTCGAGGGAGAGCAACTGCGCCACCGGCTCGATGCCCCCGTGCAACAGCACCTGACGGGTGAACACCGCGACCGGTTGCCCGTCTGA
- a CDS encoding cytochrome P450: protein MTTATFPGARSARQPFDPPAEYTQWREQPGLHQAVWNGHTVWVVSRYEDIKAAMTDPRVSAQALALQSNGAHDGTNAPDIFPRMDDPEHARLRRMLTKDFTVKRVNAMRPGIQQMADDLIDAMIAGGQPANLVTDYALPLPSLVISLLLGVPYTDHDFFQTITATMMNINASRDEKATASRRFFGYMMELVARKEREPGDDLMSRLVHEHVLTGELRRETAAMNGVILLNAGHETTANMIALGTAALLENPAKAAVLRDTDDDAVVANAVEELLRYLTIVHSLVARVAHEDLEIGGQQVKAGEGLVMNLPAGNWDPAFAIDAGELDFDRAVRGHLAFGHGVHQCLGQVLARAELQIALPTLLRRLPGLRSTVPLEEIRFRNDMSIYGVHELPVAW from the coding sequence ATGACGACCGCGACATTCCCCGGTGCGCGTTCCGCCCGCCAACCGTTCGACCCGCCGGCCGAGTACACGCAGTGGCGTGAGCAACCGGGCCTGCACCAGGCGGTGTGGAACGGCCACACCGTCTGGGTGGTCAGCCGCTACGAGGACATCAAGGCAGCGATGACCGACCCCCGGGTCAGTGCCCAGGCTCTCGCCCTGCAGAGCAACGGTGCCCACGACGGGACGAACGCCCCCGACATCTTCCCGCGGATGGACGATCCCGAACACGCCCGCCTGCGGCGCATGCTGACCAAGGACTTCACCGTCAAGCGGGTCAACGCGATGCGCCCCGGCATCCAGCAGATGGCCGACGACCTGATCGACGCCATGATCGCCGGCGGGCAGCCCGCGAATCTGGTCACCGACTACGCCCTGCCTCTGCCGTCGCTGGTGATCTCACTGCTGCTCGGTGTCCCGTACACCGATCATGACTTCTTCCAGACGATCACCGCGACGATGATGAACATCAACGCGTCGCGTGACGAGAAGGCCACGGCCTCGCGCCGGTTCTTCGGCTACATGATGGAACTGGTCGCCCGCAAGGAACGCGAGCCGGGCGACGACCTGATGAGCCGCCTGGTCCACGAGCACGTCCTGACCGGCGAGTTGCGCCGCGAGACCGCCGCGATGAACGGCGTCATCCTGCTCAACGCCGGCCACGAGACCACCGCCAACATGATCGCTCTGGGCACCGCGGCGCTGTTGGAGAACCCGGCCAAGGCGGCGGTGCTGCGTGACACCGACGACGATGCCGTCGTCGCGAACGCGGTCGAGGAGCTGTTGCGGTACCTGACCATCGTGCACAGCCTGGTCGCCCGGGTGGCGCACGAGGACCTGGAGATCGGCGGGCAGCAGGTCAAGGCGGGTGAGGGGCTGGTCATGAACCTGCCCGCCGGTAACTGGGACCCCGCCTTCGCGATCGACGCCGGTGAGCTCGACTTCGACCGTGCCGTGCGCGGTCACCTGGCGTTCGGTCACGGCGTGCACCAGTGTCTGGGCCAGGTTCTGGCCCGCGCGGAACTGCAGATCGCTCTGCCCACCCTGCTGCGCCGGCTGCCCGGGCTGCGGTCGACCGTGCCGCTGGAGGAGATCCGCTTCCGCAACGACATGAGCATCTACGGCGTCCACGAACTCCCGGTGGCCTGGTGA
- a CDS encoding MFS transporter, whose translation MSAGRRLLAPLSGLLLVLFVATLSSTVISTALPEMLGRLHGSPVQLTWVVTVALLTATASTPIWGKLADLYSKKTLIHAAVAVFVVGSLAAGLSQSAGFLIAARAVQGAGVGGLQALAQIAIAAMIPPRERGRYSGYLSSTTALSTIGGPLLGGLLVDTSWLGWRWCFFIGIPVAVAALVVLQATLRIPVVPRERVRIDYLGALTMTAGVGLLLVWVSFAGDAFAWWSWPSAALVTGALGLLALTGWVEARAPEPILPLRILRQRTTALAILGSLAAGTAMYGAAVFLTQYFQLARGFSPTAAGLLTIPMMAGILVTSLVGGRLVSRTGQVKPFLVTGAILLTAGLGLLGLTGARTSLVLMGVAMVAVGAGIGLTMQNFVLVVQNTVPLRDIGTASSTIAFFRSLGGTIGVSVLGAIYARRIDTPAADDIAYGNATGTVFLISAAVAVLGIVAAVSLRPVSLRTSLDLPQEPQSARG comes from the coding sequence ATGAGCGCCGGCAGACGTCTGCTCGCACCGCTGAGCGGCTTGCTGCTGGTGCTGTTCGTGGCCACGTTGAGCAGCACGGTGATCTCGACCGCGCTGCCCGAGATGCTGGGCCGGTTGCACGGCTCGCCGGTTCAGCTCACCTGGGTCGTCACCGTCGCCCTGCTCACCGCGACCGCGTCCACCCCGATCTGGGGCAAACTCGCCGACCTGTACAGCAAGAAGACGCTCATCCACGCTGCCGTCGCGGTGTTCGTAGTGGGGTCGCTGGCGGCGGGCCTGAGCCAGAGCGCCGGGTTCCTGATCGCCGCCCGCGCGGTGCAGGGCGCCGGAGTCGGTGGCCTGCAGGCTCTGGCCCAGATCGCGATCGCCGCGATGATCCCCCCACGTGAACGCGGCCGCTACAGCGGCTACCTCAGCAGCACCACGGCACTGTCCACGATCGGCGGCCCGCTGCTCGGCGGGCTGCTCGTCGACACGTCCTGGCTGGGCTGGCGCTGGTGCTTCTTCATCGGCATCCCGGTCGCCGTCGCCGCTCTGGTCGTGCTCCAGGCGACGTTACGGATCCCGGTGGTGCCTCGCGAAAGAGTGCGGATCGACTATCTGGGTGCGCTGACGATGACGGCAGGCGTCGGACTGCTGCTGGTATGGGTGTCGTTCGCCGGCGACGCCTTCGCGTGGTGGTCGTGGCCGAGCGCCGCGCTGGTCACCGGAGCGCTCGGCCTGCTCGCTCTCACCGGCTGGGTGGAGGCGCGGGCGCCGGAGCCGATCCTGCCGCTGCGGATCCTGCGGCAGCGCACGACCGCTCTGGCCATTCTCGGCAGCCTGGCCGCCGGGACGGCGATGTACGGCGCGGCCGTGTTCCTCACCCAGTACTTCCAGCTCGCCCGAGGGTTCTCGCCGACCGCAGCGGGTCTGCTGACCATCCCGATGATGGCGGGCATCCTGGTCACGTCGCTGGTGGGCGGCCGGTTGGTCTCGCGTACCGGGCAGGTCAAACCGTTCCTGGTCACCGGCGCGATCCTGCTCACCGCGGGTCTCGGGTTGCTCGGCCTGACCGGGGCACGAACATCCCTGGTGCTGATGGGTGTGGCCATGGTTGCCGTCGGCGCCGGGATCGGCCTGACGATGCAGAACTTCGTCCTTGTCGTCCAGAACACTGTTCCACTGCGCGACATCGGCACGGCCAGCTCCACGATCGCGTTCTTCCGCTCGCTCGGCGGCACCATCGGCGTGTCCGTACTGGGCGCGATCTATGCCCGTCGCATCGACACACCCGCCGCCGACGACATCGCGTACGGCAACGCCACCGGCACCGTCTTCCTGATCTCCGCGGCCGTGGCGGTGCTGGGCATCGTGGCTGCCGTGTCACTACGGCCGGTGAGTCTCCGCACCAGTCTTGACCTGCCCCAGGAGCCGCAGTCCGCGCGTGGGTAA
- a CDS encoding PadR family transcriptional regulator has translation MLELAILGFVAEGVVHGYELRRRLTHLAGYARPVSDGSLYPAINRLVRAGFLDRRAEPGRAAAHRNTLSLTETGRAELRRRLREPADPEIADFTSFTVLLAFLRLLPDRASRDAVLRRRLDFLDRPGSFFYDGDEPLRENDMTDPYRRGMFTIAKAHSRAERAWLREILEE, from the coding sequence ATGCTGGAGCTGGCGATCCTGGGATTCGTGGCGGAGGGCGTGGTGCACGGCTACGAGTTGCGCCGCCGGCTCACCCATCTGGCCGGCTACGCCCGTCCGGTCAGCGACGGCAGTCTCTACCCCGCGATCAACCGCCTGGTCCGGGCCGGCTTCCTGGACCGCCGCGCGGAGCCGGGACGGGCGGCAGCTCACCGCAACACTCTGAGCCTGACCGAGACCGGCCGGGCCGAGCTGCGGCGACGGCTACGCGAGCCGGCCGATCCGGAGATCGCCGACTTCACCAGCTTCACGGTGCTGCTCGCATTCCTGCGCCTGCTGCCGGACCGCGCGAGCCGCGACGCTGTGCTGCGGCGGCGGCTCGATTTCCTGGACCGGCCAGGCAGCTTCTTCTACGACGGCGACGAGCCGCTCCGGGAGAACGACATGACCGATCCGTATCGGCGTGGGATGTTCACCATCGCCAAGGCTCACAGCCGGGCCGAACGCGCGTGGCTGCGCGAGATTCTCGAGGAATGA
- a CDS encoding NADPH:quinone reductase: MRAVWYDRQGPAADVLQVGELPDPEPGPGEVRVRLRFSGISPGDTKKRRGWLGSTMPYPRVIPHSDGAGVIDKVGDGVSEARVGRRVWVYGAQSYRASGTAAEFTTVPDDLTVDLPDDVSDEMGAALGIPGITAHRTVFADGPVTGATVLVHGVLGAVGSIAAQLAVLGGARVISTVRRTTDLPSAPTGTVAIDSDDPVSAIRALAPGGVDRIIEVDFAGNADLDAAVVHNNSIIAAYATSADRPGFPFWPMLFDNVTLRLFGSDDFPRTAKREAATELTAAARAGSLIIPVERPFPLDRAAEAHERVDRNNRQRVLLAL; the protein is encoded by the coding sequence ATGCGTGCTGTGTGGTACGACCGGCAAGGCCCCGCGGCAGATGTGCTGCAAGTGGGTGAGCTGCCCGACCCGGAGCCCGGCCCCGGTGAAGTCCGGGTGCGGCTGCGTTTCTCCGGCATCAGTCCCGGCGACACCAAGAAGCGCCGCGGCTGGCTCGGCTCCACGATGCCTTACCCCCGGGTGATCCCCCACAGCGACGGGGCCGGCGTCATCGACAAGGTCGGCGACGGCGTGAGCGAGGCTCGCGTGGGCCGTCGCGTCTGGGTGTACGGCGCTCAGTCCTACCGGGCGTCGGGCACCGCCGCCGAGTTCACGACCGTGCCCGACGACTTGACTGTCGACCTGCCCGATGACGTCAGCGACGAGATGGGCGCCGCTCTGGGCATCCCCGGCATCACCGCACACCGCACGGTCTTCGCCGACGGCCCGGTCACCGGCGCCACGGTTCTCGTGCACGGGGTCCTCGGCGCGGTGGGATCCATCGCGGCGCAGCTCGCCGTGCTGGGTGGCGCCCGGGTGATCAGCACCGTGCGGCGCACCACGGATCTGCCGTCGGCGCCCACCGGCACGGTCGCGATCGACAGCGATGATCCGGTCAGTGCCATCCGTGCTCTCGCCCCCGGCGGCGTGGACCGGATCATCGAGGTCGACTTTGCCGGCAACGCCGACCTGGACGCCGCCGTGGTGCACAACAACAGCATCATCGCCGCGTACGCCACCAGCGCCGACCGACCCGGGTTCCCGTTCTGGCCGATGCTTTTCGACAACGTCACGCTGCGACTGTTCGGCAGCGACGACTTCCCCCGTACCGCGAAACGGGAGGCCGCCACAGAGCTGACCGCCGCCGCCCGCGCGGGCAGCCTGATCATCCCCGTTGAGCGACCGTTCCCACTCGACCGGGCCGCGGAGGCCCACGAACGAGTCGACCGGAACAATCGGCAGCGAGTCCTGCTGGCCCTCTGA
- a CDS encoding DedA family protein → MDVLTWLQELPEYAIVAATGLLVLGEGIIGVGFFLPGEAALLLAAAAVGSIADFFLLWSTAVACSVAGNVVGFELGRRVGPPLRDTRLVRKRGAESWDKATLMLQKHGAWAVFTGRVIPFVRNVVPPVAGAGGLSYRMFLPAVTAGAAIATALPILFAMAIAQGARGAGAGIVVAVLLAAAIVVFVMYRRRRR, encoded by the coding sequence ATGGACGTACTCACATGGTTGCAAGAACTGCCGGAATACGCGATCGTTGCCGCCACGGGCCTGCTGGTCCTGGGCGAGGGCATCATCGGCGTCGGCTTCTTCCTGCCGGGCGAGGCAGCGCTGCTGCTCGCCGCGGCCGCCGTCGGATCGATCGCAGACTTCTTCCTGCTCTGGAGCACCGCGGTCGCCTGCTCGGTGGCGGGCAACGTAGTCGGGTTCGAGCTCGGCCGCCGGGTCGGGCCACCGTTACGCGACACCCGGCTCGTCCGTAAACGCGGCGCCGAGTCCTGGGACAAAGCAACACTCATGCTGCAGAAACACGGGGCCTGGGCGGTGTTCACCGGACGGGTGATCCCGTTCGTGCGAAACGTCGTGCCACCGGTAGCCGGCGCCGGTGGCCTCTCCTATCGCATGTTCCTGCCCGCCGTCACTGCCGGAGCCGCGATCGCCACAGCGTTGCCCATCCTGTTCGCCATGGCGATCGCTCAAGGAGCCAGAGGTGCCGGCGCCGGCATCGTCGTCGCCGTGCTCCTCGCCGCTGCCATCGTCGTATTCGTGATGTACCGGCGGCGCAGACGATGA